In Nicotiana tabacum cultivar K326 chromosome 19, ASM71507v2, whole genome shotgun sequence, one DNA window encodes the following:
- the LOC142173844 gene encoding NADH dehydrogenase [ubiquinone] 1 alpha subcomplex subunit 6-like: protein MAHMLRNLRVPQNSASLEEARTRTFEFFRMCCRSIPQVMEIYNLHDVVSPSQLRSAAAAHVRKNAGVTNPRVIDMLLFKGMEELKNIVDHSKQRHHIIGQYVVGNQGLVQDLAPNDQGLSGFLKSFYSSNYS from the exons ATGGCCCATATGCTGAGGAATTTGAGGGTACCACAAAACTCAGCCAGTTTGGAAGAAGCTCGCACTCGGACTTTTGAATTCTTCAGGATGTGTTGCAGATCCATACCTCAAGTCATGGAAATCTACAACTTGCACGACGTCGTTTCACCCTCACAACTCCGTTCTGCAGCTGCCGCCCACGTTCGCAAGAACGCTGGTGTCACGAACCCTAGG GTAATTGACATGCTGTTGTTCAAGGGCATGGAAGAGTTGAAGAACATCGTGGATCATTCAAAGCAGAGACATCATATTATTGGCCAATACGTCGTTGGTAACCAAGGTCTTGTGCAGGACCTTGCACCCAATGATCAAGGTCTCTCTGGTTTCCTGAAAAGTTTCTACAGCAGCAACTACTCCTAG